A window from Desulfovibrio subterraneus encodes these proteins:
- the argC gene encoding N-acetyl-gamma-glutamyl-phosphate reductase: MKKINVGLVGVTGYTGMELTRLLEGHSRFELVSVTSRAEAGKKLHAIYPFLQGMPSGEIVITEPDPELLAAKCELVFLAVPHKTAMEIAAVLLEKGLKVVDLSADFRLRDQEIYEHWYKCTHTQPQLLETAVYGLPELYAPAIREARLIANPGCYPTSSILGLYPALKHGMVDTKGIVIDAKSGATGAGRKAAVGSLFCEVSDSFRAYGLPTHRHTPEIEQEISAIAGDEITVSFNTHLLPINRGILSTIYTTLVQDMTLDDVHAMYEEAYREHPWVRVLPAGVLPETRHVRGTMFCDIGLVVDRRTNRLIILSAIDNLCRGASGQALANANLMCGVDLQEGLRLAPLMP, encoded by the coding sequence ATGAAGAAGATCAACGTCGGGCTGGTTGGCGTTACCGGCTACACCGGCATGGAACTCACCCGCCTGCTTGAAGGGCATTCGCGCTTCGAGCTGGTGAGCGTAACTTCACGGGCCGAAGCCGGAAAAAAGCTTCATGCCATCTATCCTTTCCTGCAGGGAATGCCGAGCGGCGAGATTGTCATTACCGAGCCCGATCCCGAGCTGCTGGCCGCCAAGTGCGAACTGGTATTTCTGGCCGTCCCGCACAAGACCGCCATGGAAATCGCGGCCGTGCTGCTGGAAAAGGGCCTGAAGGTCGTTGACCTTTCCGCCGACTTCCGACTGCGCGATCAGGAAATTTATGAGCACTGGTACAAGTGCACGCACACCCAGCCCCAGCTGCTGGAAACGGCCGTGTACGGTCTGCCTGAGCTGTATGCCCCCGCCATCCGCGAGGCAAGGCTCATTGCCAACCCCGGCTGCTACCCCACGTCTTCCATTCTCGGGCTCTACCCCGCGCTCAAGCACGGCATGGTAGATACCAAGGGCATTGTCATAGACGCCAAGTCCGGCGCCACCGGTGCAGGCCGCAAGGCCGCCGTGGGTTCCCTGTTCTGCGAAGTTTCCGATAGTTTCCGCGCTTATGGCCTGCCCACGCACCGCCATACTCCCGAAATAGAACAGGAAATCAGCGCCATTGCAGGTGACGAGATCACCGTTTCCTTCAATACGCACCTGCTGCCCATCAACCGCGGCATCCTCTCCACCATCTACACCACGCTGGTGCAGGACATGACGCTCGACGATGTGCACGCCATGTATGAAGAAGCCTACCGCGAGCACCCGTGGGTGCGCGTGCTGCCCGCAGGCGTGCTGCCCGAAACCCGCCACGTGCGCGGAACCATGTTCTGCGACATCGGTCTTGTGGTGGACAGGCGCACCAACCGCCTGATCATTCTGAGCGCCATCGACAACCTGTGTCGCGGCGCCTCCGGTCAGGCACTGGCCAACGCCAACCTCATGTGCGGCGTTGACCTGCAGGAAGGCCTGCGCCTTGCCCCGCTGATGCCGTAA